A single Oryza brachyantha chromosome 8, ObraRS2, whole genome shotgun sequence DNA region contains:
- the LOC102701098 gene encoding glycosyltransferase family 92 protein Os08g0121900, with product MALAAKERKLSRLGSKGSSGGGAGAGGGSCARGQRAPAGTQRRLFAAFFAFLCAGAVVFGAAHVIGASFRPVLKTAWPSATLNAVSSERGAQQAGVVSVDTVLPSVHIQHAIALPDHVLLMLRDGSLLPSSGQFECLYSPVNSSQLRRLPLSVAALPDGPSLVHCPAGPARVAVSLSLAQSAPVAPLQWDRLVYTALIDSRDNSTVVFAKGMNLRPGRLGVPSRYECVFGRDFSKPKLVVTSPVVSAAQEIFRCVTPVRIRRYLRMTTGGKSSRNNDEKPMLVSIRTKGRGSSTLPSIAQPEPLPRYNRHRRQKAHSMCVCTMLRNQARFIREWIIYHSHIGVQRWFIYDNNSDDGIEEVLSTMDPSMYNVTRHLWPWMKSQEAGFAHCALRARESCEWVGFIDIDEFLHFPGNRTLQDVIRNYSTKPRIGELRTACHSFGPSGRTKIPKKGVTTGYTCRLAAPERHKSIVRPDALNPSLINVVHHFHLKEGMKYVNIGQGMMLINHYKYQVWEVFKDKFSGRVATYVADWQDEENVGSRDRAPGLGTKPVEPKDWPKRFCEVYDTGLKDFVQNTFADPHSGNLPW from the exons ATGGCGTTGGCTGCGAAGGAGAGGAAGCTGAGCAGGCTTGGTAGCAAAGGCAGTAGtggaggtggcgccggcgccggcggcgggagttgTGCGAGGGGGCagcgggcgccggcggggacGCAGCGGCGGCTGTTCGCGGCGTTCTTCGCGTTCCTCTGCGCCGGCGCGGTCGTCTTCGGCGCTGCGCACGTCATTGGAG CATCCTTCCGACCTGTGCTCAAGACGGCATGGCCGTCGGCCACCCTGAACGCCGTGTCCTCCGAGCGCGGTGCGCAGCAAGCTGGCGTCGTCAGTGTCGACACCGTGTTGCCTTCTGTTCATATCCAGCACGCAATTGCCTTGCCGGACCATGTTCTCCTGATGCTCAGAGATGGCTCATTGCTGCCGTCTTCAGGGCAATTTGAGTGCCTGTACTCCCCTGTCAACTCCTCACAGCTGCGTCGTCTGCCCCTGTCTGTTGCCGCCTTGCCGGATGGACCCAGCCTTGTTCATTGTCCTGCCGGACCAGCCAGAGTTGCTGTATCCCTGTCACTGGCGCAGTCGGCTCCGGTGGCGCCGTTGCAATGGGATCGGCTTGTGTACACTGCACTTATTGACAGCCGGGACAACTCCACCGTGGTGTTTGCCAAGGGGATGAACCTCCGTCCGGGTCGTCTAGGTGTGCCATCACGGTATGAGTGTGTCTTCGGCCGAGATTTTTCGAAGCCAAAGCTTGTTGTCACTTCCCCAGTGGTTTCTGCTGCCCAGGAGATATTCCGGTGTGTGACACCAGTTCGCATTCGCCGGTACCTCAGGATGACTACTGGTGGAAAAAGCAGCAGAAATAATGATGAAAAGCCTATGTTGGTCTCCATCAGGACTAAGGGCCGGGGAAGCTCTACACTTCCTTCAATTGCACAACCTGAGCCACTTCCTCGGTATAACAGGCATCGGAGACAAAAGGCACACTCAATGTGTGTCTGCACCATGCTTCGCAACCAAGCTCGTTTCATCCGGGAATGGATCATCTATCACTCACATATTGGTGTGCAGCGGTGGTTCATCTATGACAACAACAGCGACGATGGCATTGAGGAAGTCCTCAGCACTATGGATCCATCCATGTACAATGTGACACGCCACTTATGGCCATGGATGAAATCTCAGGAGGCTGGATTTGCACATTGTGCACTCAGGGCTCGAGAGAGTTGTGAGTGGGTGGGGTTCATTGACATCGATGAGTTCCTGCACTTCCCTGGCAACAGAACACTACAAGATGTCATACGAAATTACTCAACCAAGCCACGGATTGGTGAGCTCAGGACTGCATGCCATAGTTTTGGTCCATCAGGCCGGACTAAAATTCCGAAGAAAGGTGTTACAACAGGCTACACATGTCGGCTGGCTGCACCTGAACGCCACAAGTCAATTGTCAGGCCAGACGCATTGAACCCATCCCTGATCAATGTTGTGCACCACTTCCATCTGAAGGAAGGGATGAAGTATGTGAACATTGGTCAGGGTATGATGTTGATCAACCACTATAAATACCAAGTATGGGAGGTGTTCAAGGATAAGTTCTCCGGACGTGTTGCGACATATGTTGCTGATTGGCAGGACGAGGAGAATGTTGGATCCAGGGACAGGGCTCCTGGGCTTGGGACCAAACCGGTTGAACCGAAGGATTGGCCAAAACGTTTCTGTGAAGTATATGATACCGGTTTGAAAGATTTTGTTCAGAACACTTTTGCAGATCCACACTCTGGAAATCTTCCATGGTAG